The genomic segment CGGCTGCAAAAAGCCCGACCAGCCGCTGCCGATCGGCAACATCGACAAGGATTATGACCGCCCGCTGCCGCCGGGCGCGTTCGCCTTGCGCAAGATCGACCCGTCGCAATACCCGCGGTTCGGCGATGCGTGGTACAAGGCCAAGGGCACGACCCTGCGCGACGCGGTGCAGAGCAGCATCAACTACCTCAAGAAGCCGTCGAGCAAGAAGTACTACCCGCTCGGACCGATCACGCATGAGAAAGCCATGGCGACGCTTCAGGCCTTCCTCGTGACGCTGGACCAATCCAACAGCCCCGAGGCGCTCGATGAAGCCATTCGTCGCGATTACGACGTGTACATGTCCATCGGCTGCGACGATGATGGCGCCGTGTTGTTCACCGGCTACTACTCGCCGATCTTCAACGGCAGCAAGGAGCAGACGGCGGAATACACCGTGCCGCTTTATCGTCTGCCGCCCGGCTTCACGAAGGACGTCGAGGGCAACCCACTCGGCGGGCCGTACAAAACCCGCGCTGAAATCGAAACCAGCCAGGAACTCATGGGCAATGAAATCGTCTGGCTCGGCGATCGTTTCGAGGCGTATGTCTTCACCGTGCAGGGGTCGGGTTTCATCCGCCTGCCCGATCAGTCGCTCTTTGAAATCGGCTACGCCGGCCACAACGGGCATGAGTACACACCCATCGGCCGCCAGATGGTCGCCGATGGAAAAATCGACAAATACAAACTTTCGCTCGATACCCTCATTCGTTACTTCAAGGAACACCCCGAAGACATCGACACCTATTTGCACCTCAACAAGCGATACGTTTTCTTTCAGGAATCCACGGGCGGGCCGTACGGCTGCCTCGCCGAGAAGGTTCGGCCCTATCACTCCATCGCCACCGACAAGGACATCTTCCCCCGCGCGGGCCTCGCGTTTGTTGACACGCGCATTCCCGACGAGCGCGACCACGGCACCAAGCGGCCGTTCCGCACGTTTGTGCTGGACCAGGACCGCGGCGCGGCGATCCGCGCTCCGGGCCGCTGCGACATCTACATGGGCGTCGGCGACGAAGCCGGCAAGATGGCGGGATTCACCTACAGCGAGGGGCGGTTGTATTACCTGTTCCTGAAAGACGGCGTGCAGCCGCCGGGGCAGATGGCGGGGCAACCGGGCGCGGCGGAATCGACGGAATCGACGGAATCGTCCGGGGCGACGATGACGTCATCGGGCGAATGATGAATCGCGTTCCACCCGCCCCGCTTCCTCCGCAATCGCCATGAACAGATTCTGCTCCGCCGCGGAATACTTCCGCCCGCGGCGGGCCACGACCTTCAGCGCCACGTCCAGCGCC from the Planctomycetia bacterium genome contains:
- a CDS encoding MltA domain-containing protein, with the translated sequence MPRTFILLCTMALSSIALTGCKKPDQPLPIGNIDKDYDRPLPPGAFALRKIDPSQYPRFGDAWYKAKGTTLRDAVQSSINYLKKPSSKKYYPLGPITHEKAMATLQAFLVTLDQSNSPEALDEAIRRDYDVYMSIGCDDDGAVLFTGYYSPIFNGSKEQTAEYTVPLYRLPPGFTKDVEGNPLGGPYKTRAEIETSQELMGNEIVWLGDRFEAYVFTVQGSGFIRLPDQSLFEIGYAGHNGHEYTPIGRQMVADGKIDKYKLSLDTLIRYFKEHPEDIDTYLHLNKRYVFFQESTGGPYGCLAEKVRPYHSIATDKDIFPRAGLAFVDTRIPDERDHGTKRPFRTFVLDQDRGAAIRAPGRCDIYMGVGDEAGKMAGFTYSEGRLYYLFLKDGVQPPGQMAGQPGAAESTESTESSGATMTSSGE